A part of Solicola gregarius genomic DNA contains:
- a CDS encoding sulfatase family protein: MRRNGQRAVSLGVTALAVTMTGSLLSDAGAAAPAPSPDPTSSGKLLEGMRLHASKTVGVDGLGGMGSRRPNIVWIMTDDMRQDELGDKWMRRTRKLIARQGVTFQNSFAPTPLCAPARASFLSGKYVQNHRVRGVKDPYGFRSFRDRNTLPVWLRKSGYNTAYLGKYINGYGRQNRRNGRPSERYVPPGWSDWRASLDNHGTYNYYNTHLNRNGKRQSLAGKYQTTQYGRIGSSIIKRYAARKKPFFFNLSFTAPHHGGPREPDDRKGVKSPARAIKSIGKFDRQTRRLPDPDGEPGNRRKPAVVSKKPALTKRARNSARSAYRQRAEAGSTVDQQVKRLMGTLRRTGELDNTYVIFTSDNGYLLGEARRVQGKTLPYDASLATPLAIRGPGIPRGGVRKDPFTSIDFASTIADMAKAKVRAKVDGMSMLDVARKGDRGWRRPILTNTGARRGKKALGQGIRVKGFLYAEYRTRGRKRELYDLNRDPHELHNLAGSRHYRFTEKRLRSALHHRWHCSGAACRKPIKKYVR; encoded by the coding sequence ATGCGTCGGAATGGACAACGAGCGGTCTCGCTCGGCGTTACGGCCCTGGCCGTGACGATGACGGGCTCGCTGCTGAGCGATGCCGGCGCCGCCGCGCCCGCCCCGAGCCCGGATCCGACCTCGAGCGGCAAGCTGCTCGAGGGGATGCGCCTCCACGCAAGCAAGACCGTCGGCGTCGACGGCCTGGGCGGCATGGGCTCTCGCCGACCAAACATCGTCTGGATCATGACCGACGACATGCGCCAGGACGAGCTCGGTGACAAGTGGATGCGTCGCACCCGCAAGCTCATCGCTCGCCAGGGCGTGACGTTCCAGAACTCGTTCGCCCCCACGCCTCTGTGCGCGCCGGCGCGGGCGTCGTTCCTGAGCGGAAAGTACGTCCAGAACCATCGCGTCCGCGGCGTCAAGGACCCGTACGGCTTCCGGTCGTTCCGCGATCGCAACACGCTGCCCGTTTGGTTGCGCAAGTCGGGGTACAACACGGCCTACCTCGGCAAGTACATCAACGGCTACGGGCGTCAGAACCGCCGCAACGGCCGTCCGTCGGAGCGGTACGTACCCCCGGGATGGAGCGATTGGCGCGCCTCGCTCGACAACCACGGCACGTACAACTACTACAACACGCACCTGAACCGTAACGGCAAGCGTCAGTCTCTGGCCGGCAAGTACCAGACCACCCAGTACGGCCGCATCGGCTCCAGCATCATCAAGCGGTACGCCGCGCGCAAGAAGCCGTTCTTCTTCAACCTGTCGTTCACCGCTCCGCACCACGGTGGGCCACGCGAGCCCGACGATCGGAAGGGTGTGAAGTCGCCCGCCCGCGCCATCAAGTCGATCGGCAAGTTCGATCGGCAGACCCGTCGCCTGCCCGACCCCGATGGCGAGCCGGGCAACCGGCGCAAGCCCGCGGTCGTGAGCAAGAAGCCGGCGCTCACCAAACGGGCCCGAAACTCGGCGCGCAGTGCGTACCGCCAACGCGCCGAGGCGGGGTCGACCGTCGACCAGCAGGTCAAGCGGCTGATGGGGACGCTCCGCCGCACGGGCGAGCTCGACAACACGTACGTGATCTTCACGTCCGACAACGGTTATCTACTCGGTGAGGCCCGCCGGGTGCAGGGCAAGACGTTGCCGTACGACGCCTCGCTTGCGACGCCGCTGGCGATCCGTGGCCCGGGCATCCCGCGCGGGGGCGTACGCAAGGACCCGTTCACGTCGATCGACTTCGCATCCACGATCGCCGACATGGCGAAGGCGAAGGTACGCGCCAAGGTCGACGGCATGTCGATGCTCGACGTCGCTCGCAAGGGCGATCGCGGATGGCGCCGACCGATCCTCACCAACACCGGCGCGCGGCGAGGCAAGAAGGCGCTCGGCCAGGGCATCCGGGTCAAGGGGTTCCTGTACGCGGAGTACCGCACGAGAGGACGCAAACGCGAGCTGTACGACCTGAACCGCGACCCGCACGAGCTGCACAACCTCGCCGGCAGCAGGCACTACCGGTTCACCGAGAAGCGCCTGCGCAGCGCACTGCATCACCGCTGGCACTGCTCCGGTGCGGCGTGCCGCAAACCGATCAAGAAGTACGTCCGCTAG
- a CDS encoding sulfatase family protein encodes MVRRRILKSAVVGALLPAATLSSLLVTPSSPAHVPTKERQPLPDTRERANPCNAPWKRTPALEYDLGRLFELWRPAPRDGGATAGGQPTGKARPAPVAEPGPSGEQPNIVVFMVDDMRADELNGPWMRHTRSLIKAQGVDFVNSFSPIPLCGPARASFLTGKYSHNTGVRTNMSPRSSFDQLDDSNTLPVWLQKAGYTNAFLGKYINGYAEPSASRPGSYVPPGWDEWRASLGNGTYNYRKTRLSDNGKGTIDLTGRYQTSAYGEMGSAMVSELAAKSAPFYFNLSFTAPHTGGPHEPDDPGLKTPARLGSMRGKYDDRITTPGGVPGEPCNAGQPSAVSGKTPISPRQQGAITDVRRQRAESLATVDTAVKRVMGALEASGELDNTYVIFTSDNGFFLGEFRQRIGKKLPYEPSLRTPTIVRGPGIEPGIKREQAFSTIDFAPTIADMADARVGANVDGASMLKSATGKAKPWRRPILTDAGKLQGKLHYGIGVRMPGAFYGSYNDRRHTRQLFDISADPHENNNVIGDARYRRVSKTMARMLDRLRDCEGAVCREPWKTSE; translated from the coding sequence ATGGTTCGGCGGCGGATTCTGAAGAGCGCGGTGGTGGGTGCACTGCTCCCGGCCGCGACGCTCTCGTCGCTCCTCGTGACCCCCAGCTCGCCCGCCCACGTGCCAACCAAGGAGCGGCAGCCGCTTCCGGACACCCGCGAGCGCGCTAACCCGTGCAACGCTCCGTGGAAGCGCACGCCGGCGCTCGAGTACGACCTCGGCCGGTTGTTCGAGCTCTGGCGTCCCGCCCCTCGCGACGGTGGCGCCACGGCCGGCGGGCAACCGACGGGCAAGGCGCGGCCGGCCCCGGTCGCCGAGCCCGGCCCCTCGGGCGAGCAGCCGAACATCGTCGTGTTCATGGTCGACGACATGCGTGCCGACGAGCTGAACGGCCCGTGGATGCGTCATACCCGCAGCCTGATCAAGGCGCAGGGTGTCGACTTCGTGAACTCGTTCTCGCCCATCCCGTTGTGTGGGCCGGCACGGGCGTCGTTCCTCACGGGCAAGTACTCCCACAACACGGGTGTGCGCACCAACATGTCGCCGAGGTCGTCGTTCGACCAGCTCGATGACAGCAACACGCTTCCGGTATGGCTGCAGAAGGCGGGCTACACGAACGCCTTCCTCGGCAAGTACATCAACGGTTATGCGGAGCCGAGTGCGTCGCGGCCGGGCTCGTACGTGCCACCAGGGTGGGACGAGTGGCGCGCCAGTCTCGGCAACGGCACGTACAACTACCGCAAGACGCGGCTCAGCGACAACGGCAAGGGCACGATCGATCTCACGGGGCGCTATCAGACGTCTGCCTACGGCGAGATGGGGTCCGCGATGGTCTCCGAGCTCGCGGCCAAGAGCGCGCCGTTCTACTTCAACCTCTCTTTCACCGCTCCGCACACCGGCGGTCCGCACGAGCCCGACGATCCGGGCCTCAAGACCCCCGCGCGGCTGGGCTCGATGCGTGGCAAGTACGACGACCGCATCACCACTCCGGGCGGCGTGCCGGGTGAGCCGTGCAATGCCGGTCAGCCGAGTGCGGTGAGCGGTAAGACCCCGATCTCGCCGCGGCAGCAGGGCGCGATCACCGACGTACGTCGGCAGCGTGCGGAGTCTCTCGCGACCGTCGACACCGCCGTCAAGCGCGTGATGGGCGCGCTCGAGGCGAGCGGCGAGCTCGACAACACCTACGTCATCTTCACGTCTGACAACGGGTTCTTCCTTGGTGAGTTCCGTCAGCGCATCGGCAAGAAGCTGCCGTACGAGCCGTCCTTGCGCACACCGACGATAGTCCGTGGGCCGGGCATCGAGCCGGGGATCAAGCGCGAGCAGGCATTCTCGACGATCGACTTCGCGCCGACCATCGCCGATATGGCCGACGCCCGCGTCGGCGCCAACGTCGACGGTGCCTCGATGCTCAAGAGTGCGACAGGTAAGGCGAAGCCGTGGCGTCGTCCGATCCTCACCGACGCCGGCAAGCTGCAGGGCAAGCTGCACTACGGCATCGGCGTGCGCATGCCCGGGGCGTTCTACGGCTCGTACAACGACCGTCGACACACCCGGCAGCTGTTCGACATCTCGGCCGATCCGCACGAGAACAACAACGTCATCGGTGACGCACGCTATCGGCGGGTGAGTAAGACGATGGCTCGGATGCTCGATCGCCTCCGCGACTGCGAGGGCGCCGTGTGCCGTGAACCGTGGAAGACGTCCGAGTGA